The following nucleotide sequence is from Xiphophorus maculatus strain JP 163 A chromosome 22, X_maculatus-5.0-male, whole genome shotgun sequence.
attaagaatGCTATATTATCCTTTGTGACAACAGATCGATGTTTCAATTAGAATGTTCTTCTAAAAAGCTCTCTAAAATCTTGGGTTCATCAGCAGTATTGTTTCCAATGTGTTGTCTGCTTCTAAGCACAAATGAAATGAACATGCAACACAACTTTCCTTGAAAGCGTCTCTCATTCTATATATgagaagatttatttatttcctttagaaCATCTCCATATGTAAGCAGAAAAAATTTAGAGCACAGCAACATTAAAAAAGCATAACAACTAAAATGTTCTAGTCTAGACTAGGTCAAAATAGATTGCTTTGGTCAGAAGAACTAAGAACTCGTTGTGTAAGGCATTATTCACTGTTTTCTTCTGGAGGAAGCTCATTCAAGGACACGTGGAAAAGGATAGTGCTATCCACAGTGTTGTCACTAAAAGCCAGCATAGTGACTCGAGTTGAAGGCTAATCAAggaataattttgtttctgatatGTGATTATTTACAATTAATCTACAAACCCTTTTGTAGACTGAGTTCATAGAAGCACTCTGTGACCATCACATCATTCATGCTACGTTACAATTTTCAACACAAAAATCTATGAAATAACAATGTATAGTCTTACAAATATTGATACTACTTGGATTTTAATTCTCAGACTTTGTGAACTTAGTTGtagtatccatccatccatccattttctgttcaccctttgtccctagtgggatCGGGAGGGTTGCCGGTGCCTATCTCTAGCTACGTTCAGGGCGAGAGGCGgtgtacaccctggacaggtcaccagtctgtcacagggcaacacagagacagactggATAAACAACctgagaatttagagagaccaattaacctaacagtcatgttttggttgtcggagtacccggagagaacccacacatgcacagggagaacatgcaaactccatgcagaaagaccccggccgggaatcgaacccaggaccttcttgctgcaaggcaacagtgccactgtgcagctgtagtaatgttttccaaaaaataCTGAAGTCTTCACAGTACAGCTGTATTTGTAATGATATTAAATGACACGCAGGTGGACCCTGTTCACTGATGGGGTCATTATTTGCACTGGAAGTTTAAGAGTTCCAGAGGGGATTGAACAGAGTTGTATGACAaacctttttgatttttatctgtgaTAACATTTGACaaccatgtttcattttcctttcacacCACGATTATTCACATTTCGCAGAGTGACATTGCGTGACCTgctgacatattttatttttgaaagtttttgagAGAGTGCAGGtaaaaaacagtttgctttAAGAATTCAGAAAAATCTctttaggtgtttttgtttttttttttctttgatctaAAACTGGAGCCAACTCTCAGTTCTCTCGGTGTATTACCagtaagtttgttctaattacTGGTCAGGTATCAGAGCCATTTAGACCCACATTAACAACCTTGTTAAGTGTTAATTATCTGCAGGTTATTTGTGTCTTAAATTCAGCCTCACGTTCTGCCTTATTAGGCTGCAGTCAGCCAATTAGCCACCAGGAAATAATTAATCAGCAGATTCTTGACCCAGTACCTTTAACTAAAGCAGCATTTATTCCACCAACTGCTTCCTTCTCATTCATTTAGGGATTATAAGCATCTGATTCCGACTTGCCACCTCAGGGTGTCAGCTTCTTTTTTCTCGCAACGTTGCTTTTGTGCGGCTGTCGTCAGGAGATGGAGGTATTTTCCAGTCTGATAATGAACTCTGCAGGGGTGTGATGATGAGACACGGGGAGAGCCGGGGAGCTACAGGTGTATTTGGCGAGGCTGCAGTCTGCTCCTTACACCTGCTTTACTagtacacacacccacacacacacccccacccccacgAAAACACATCAAACAGGCACATACACAAACTTAAGAGTCCAACCAGCAATATTACCGTAATTTACAGACTGTAAGTcgctattttttatatttttttcacatttctgcatGATGACTACTGTTCAAGAGCAGCATGATGTGCCTGACTCGCACTAATAACAGGCCACATGTCCATGATGTGCATCGCCCACAAAAACTGCGCATTTGACCCACACAAAGTCCAGTGCATGCACGCATATGTCTACGCAGACTATTTGTtacaaattacacaaaataataaaaaaatttaaaaactttaaaaaagaagaaaagccagCCTATTTGAAGTGGACTTTCCTCCTGTCGTTTCCCAGGCTCAAGGTGTGTGACTGTGACAttcagaggaggagcaggtgAAGAgacaacatttttcaatttccaCTCCTTTTGGCAAACGCTTTGATGAGATTCAACTGTTTAAATGTCTGTTTACTCAATTTTTTAATTAGCCGCACTGCTCAGGCACATTAGCTTAAGgaaaaaatacttgaaaatcTTTTAGGttattgtaaaaatgctgtattaGCAGATATTCAGCTGAGTACAGATTTATTTGTCTGTCATGAAGACTGATTTACTGCATAGGTGCTTTGAAATAGAGCAACATTTGTCTCCGGCCTTCGACTAATTCACACGCATATTTAATTACGGGTTTAAATCATGTGCTGTATGTATATTCACTGTCAGTCCTACAATTATTCATGCAATTGCTAAATgtcatttgaaattattttcattcacctaagatgtttttgtctgagtgttaaaagtttaaaataagtatttattttggattttaaaacaatctgttttttattttaatataaagttatttaaaCCTGCCTCAACAATCAATTGAAAATAATTGCTAATTAGTTGTTTCCTGGGTTACTTTAAATTTTACTCCTGCTCTGGAGCAGCAGGTCTTTGAGGTGGAACTTAGCTTTGCTTTCATGCTGCGGTTCCTCCAGCCACACAGATCAAAATAATGTTACGTTCAAACTTACCACAACCAAACCCGCTGCTTTGTACcaaatgtagttttaaatgtcttaactttggcaaaaagaaaaatctttctaTATGTTACAGATGCCTTGCAGTTTAATATTCAGAGTTGTTCAACCTCTCTGTGTTTGTAACATAATCTCCTCTGTCTCTATTAGCCGCCTTGAGaaactgaacatattttcaaatcGGTTAAGGATTTCCAAAGAGCAAATTTACCAATATAGAGCTCTGCACTGTCATAGCGAGTAAACTTCACacatcaatatatatttttttagagctctgacatttaaaatctaaagccACAGAATTTCTGTGGTGCAATAAAATATCCTGACgaggtgaaaaaaatgaaaaccgtGTCACTGGCTATGCCGGCATGTTTTCAAGcctgaaagtttgtttttacttcaccGGCTGGAACGTTTTCTCCGACACAGTTGCAAGAATTAGAAAAGGATGAAGTGTAAAACTTCTAGTTTGACACCATCaagacatttttatatgtataactCCATCTGGATCTTTATGAATGGAAGAAGCACGACATAAAAACCACAACATTCCAGCTTTCCACTAAATCGAGGAAGACACTGCTGTACTTCATCATAGTAGATATTGGGTACTATCCCACAACAGTCCATTTCAGATCATTCTTTCGCTACGTGAGCTAAGCAATTAACTGATAGAGCACAAAACTGAGTGAGTGATTCAAGTCAACCCAGGAATGCTATGCCCTGATCAGCCATGGGAACTAGTCATGTACCATAACCACTGTGAACTGTAAGGGGAAATGTGGAATGAGTTTGATGTGGCACAAACAGAGGCAGCAGTTGGAGCAGCTGCAGTTTTACACAGAGCAGAGACGTCGTCTCATCCTTCAGAGTCCATCCAGAATTCTAATGACATGTTGGTCATTACAAAACCTCGACAGTGAATCAAAAGGACAAAGCCAGTAAAGGTAATTGTTTTCCGTTCACGCTCTGCCAGTCTGACACGGAGTTTCAAGCTGCTTTGTGAGACTGAACGATCCTTGTTTGGGACTTTACAGCAAGATTTTCCAAAATCAAACAGCTCCGTTGCACCTCTTCTGAAGTTGGAAACCCACAAGAGGCAGattatgaaagaatcaaaggcGACGAGGCAACAGGGGATTCTTTGCCTTTGTGCagctttaaagtttgttttattaaactctgCTTACTGCCCACTTCACTCTTCTGGTCTGTGTCTTTTCTGACACAGATGCCGCATGCCACCCAGCTGCCAGACGTAATTCTTATGGTGGGATAACCGATGTGTAAAAATTAACAGGAGGCGTTCGGCATCACCAATGATGTTTTACAATCTGTCCCTGCAAAGCCTGACAGTTCATTTGTTATCGCAGAGATAAATTTGTGTAAATGCATCGTCAGTCATCTCGTGTTCACTCCTTTAGCGATCTTTCATCGGCTGCAGAGTGGTGAATTCCTCTCTTCCCCCGTCAGTCCTGCTTTGGATTTGGATCAGTTCGTCCTCGACTGTTGTAGAAGAACAAGAAGCGGAGCCAGAGGCATTAATCAAATGAATGAAGCTAATAATAATTCCAGTCATTTGTCAGAGCAATGATATTAATGTCAACCTACTAAGctctattttttataaaaattgatcCTCTGATTCCAGTTCACTCTTGAACAGGGGAACGCCGCTGCTCCTCATTTTGCATGCAAAAGGGTTTCagttgttaatttatttatttacttgggGAAGCGGCTGGGGTATATCGATTCTCCAAAATGCagtgcatgttttttaaatgaagcagTGCAACGCACAGGTCTCCAAACATATGAGATTTAGCATTTATCTTTTTCCCTTAAAATTCAACTCATACACCGGCATTACTCTTTGATTTCAGGTGTTAAGTATTGTTTCACAAAGTATATTGTGTACGCAATGGTGATAAAATGAGAGGCTTTAAATGTTTGGCACAGTAACACGGAAATAAGTAAATGGTTTTTGATGCAAATGgaaatacagctctggaaaaaattaagagcccaCTACTCAAAACCCATGAAAACCACCAAATACTGATTtatgaactcttcctgagttaaaacattagtattgttgtttctacattaatataaacttgttttctttgcatcattTGAGGCATGGAAGCACTGCGTCCTTTTcgttattttgacaatttttcattttctgcacataacatttttgcttcgaatttcggagacatgttgtcagtagttcatggaataaaagaacaatgttcactttactcaaacatacacctataaaaaataaaatcagagaaagtgatcattttaagtggtctcttaattatTTGCATAGCTGTATGTTAATATTATTTGCTAAATAAGTTTTACTTTGCAATTACAAGCAAGTAAATACCAAATAAAAGATcgatttctaaaattaaaacaactaaaatggTTACTTTTAAAGTATCAGAAAAGTAACCAACAATTAAACTGATGAAGTACTATTTATCCTTTTTACACAAGAAGCAAAGCTCTGCAAAAAATCCTCGGCAGGATGCAGGAACCCGCCTTTTTTCTCCTAGGTTTAGCATGGTTTGTTAATTTGTCCATGCAGGCACATGTACTGCTTCCTCTACGTATGCTTGGACATTTCAGCCGTAGAGGTCAGAAAAGCTTTTCTCTTCTCTCCTAAACCGGAGGAGTTAGAGGCGCAGTCACGATGCGAGCAGGCTTGGATGTCCTCTCCAGCAGCGCAGAtgccactaaataaaatatttcataatccTGCCCAAATCCTCTAATCACCATGACAACAGGCAGCAGGGAGCCAGAGAGTGGATGTGTTTGGACCCCCCACCTCCcatctctcctttttttcttcttctccctctttTTCCCTCTTTCATCAGCATTTGGGCGCACACAGTGATTATATTTTACCTCCTGTTAAACCAACTTGAGACTTTTATTGATTGAACTTAGCAGGGGTTTTATTAATGGCCGTGACCCCCTTTTATGGAGAAACGTCCAAACTGCTCGTTTTTATTCCAGCATCAGAATGACTGCAAATAATCTACACTGTACACCCACCATCTAAAAATACACAGCAAAGACCTGCCCTGGCTCCTGTGAAGTGATAGGATAATGGAGGTGATGACCTCATGAGGTGAAAGGACCTGTTGCCTGGTAACAGTTTGGGAAAACAGCAAGTCATGGGGTGGTCGCATCGTGGATGTGAATATGTGTGTCTGAGATATCGACCTGCGCCGACAGGTAGAGGAGACGATGGCTTGAGAGAAGAAGAGAGGTCAAGTTTTGTGGAAATCGATCCGAAGCCAAAAACAGGATCTGTCGTCAACACTTCCTGCATGCGCCTCCTGACTTGACTGCGTTTGTGCCAGGTGCAAATAATTGACCGCCTGTTTTCTCTGCCTCTCCGCAGGTATCCGGCCCCAGATTATGAATGGGCCTATGCACCCGCGCCCCCTGGTGGCGCTGCTGGATGGGCGCGACTGCACCGTGGAGATGCCCATCCTCAAAGACCTGGCCACCGTGGCTTTCTGTGACGCCCAGTCCACGCAGGAGATACATGAAAAGGTATCGTTTAGCTCTTAGTCAATATAATCACCTACTCCTCTTAGATGTTGTTGCCTTTTAACTTCTTCCAGTGATGAAGAGGGAGATTTTTCACATTAgcctgtgaaaaaaaaaaaaaaaatcactaaacgTTTCaataatggaaagaaaaaaggcgCACAAACCGGCGTAACACTGTATGAACTTCTGTTTCTaatattgttttgctttctgcttGTCGAAGAAGAAAAATCCTTGTCCTCCTTCCAAGCCTCCCCCTCTGTAATGTTTTAATGATATTTCAGCCCACTGGCTCATTCCAATCTCCCAGTACAGCCATAATGGTTTCATCACTGACGCTAATCCCACTGGGGGCTGAAGTGCAGCTTTGTTAAATAAGGAGgagtgggaggaggaggaggaggaggaggaggaggaggaggctggTAATAGAAATGCAGTGTAATTGTTCTCAGCCAGAGTGGGTGAAACGTTTGTCTTACTTTACTGTCTGTACGCCGGGGCCGATGAGCGGCAAGTTTACAATCCAAACTCAAAAAGAGCTTTCTAAGGGATTGGAGGAGAAAAGGACAGTAAAACCATCTCCGTTGTTCTGCCTACGTGGAAGTGGTTTCCTTGAACATTcgtgtgttttaattttacagttCAAGTTGATGAGATCCAAAGTAAATCTTTTTGTTGGTATTAGTAATCTGTGTGCAGCGAAATGCTCTCAGTGTGATTATGTTACACAAACAGAGGGCCCATCTGGAAGCATCAGTGTTGGCTGCAGTCCCACAACGATAACGACACAGCAGAGGATACAGAGGGGCTGcaaatatgcacacacacacacacacacacacacgccccaaCACGCGCGCATGGACACGCACGCACTCCGAATTACACATGAACAACATCACTAACTCTCTGTGGGAAAACTGAAGCGtcgctttgttttgttgtgtttttataacaaGACATCCTTGAAGTTTTCAGACGTAGCGATGAAGGAATCAGACATATGGAGACTGattgattaattcatttatggttttgtttgttctcattcatttctgtttcattataagatttctttttttttatttacagtccAATACCTTAGAATATATGTTCAGATGAGGCTTGTtcatcagattaaaagtaccttagGGAAATAACAACCAATATGCACATATTAAGCCcacatttgtgtatttaaaaaaaaacttttttttggtttagtgccattttctaatcttaaatgttgtgCTTTCATAAGTTGAtgagttgttaaaaaaaaaaatctacatgaCGTGTTTGACTTAGTGAATTGAGTCACTaagttaaattaagttttataaagtatgtttatttgttgaattgtttgattttattagttcagttatattattttatattgcattcaattaaattatataGCAAATGCTACTTAGCTCAGGTCAGTTCAGTTTGATTCAGTTCAGCTAAAATTAGTTAAATTTGatacatttgaaattaatacagtttcattattttccaATTAATCCCAATTTACTTGGTTCagattacaaaaatattcaattcaTTACAGTCcagttatgtaaaaataaataaatagtaataataacatatgcttttttttctttttgcgaACTTGCTCTTGCAAggtgtttgtatttttcctaCTAGCAGCTTCACTTGCATGGCGAAGAAAAATTAATTGATATTCTCAAAGTTGAGCTTGTAAGCTTGTGGTGTCTGGTGAGCGTTTTGTGATTCTAGCtgagtaaaaaaagagaaatctatGAGAGAGCACTCACACTCGATGGGTGAAGCAGTCTTGTCCTTGAAAAGGCAAAGGCAGCCCTTagaatttcagaaagaaatcaAAGTGGCGCACTTTTCAAGTATCTCTGGTTTTGATTTGACAGCAgctgcttcatgttgttttagtGCTAATTACAACACTTAAAACATGCTTGTGGGTGAACTGGAAAAGGTTTCTGGAGAGTTTCTTTGAGAGTAAGTAAAAGTCTGTCAAAGAATGTATTATGAATTAATGATGTTTTACAGCTATTTGAGCTCAATTTTGCCCTGATGAGGCTTTGCTTACCACTCCACTGGTGATTTAAGACGCTGCTTTTAGTTTAACAGCTCTCACCTTTTACTAATCTCAAAAGGGTCTACTTGCTTCATTGATTAGCATGACATGAGCAACTGCAAACTCCAGTCATGACAGAATCAAGTCATTGAAGCAGCTGGTAGTGAACTCTGTCATCGGTTCAGCATGTCTGAGTCTTCCTAAGCtaacagaagaaaactgaacaAGCCAAGTGgcttttttattgaaaagtagCTTGcgtcatttaaaaaagacatttagaaaattcttgatgaataaaatgcaacaatgcAAATCGTACGTTCAGTTTTACATATCTGTAAGAACGATGTAGCATGTAAGAACTCCATGTTTATAATAATAGTATAAGAacagatttcaaaataattattctAGCCTTCCTGCTGTGAACAGTCATCATACATATTAGTAGATATCATATTCCTCTGCATGTATAAATGTTGTGATAAATAAGAGTTTTACTCTTTTAAAATATCGACAAAATAGAGTTCAATATgtgatatttttacatcatcttACATTAGCAGTTAACATAATTAATGTAGCTAGCAAAAAACAATATCAGTCTCTGTGTGCAGCTCTAAATAAAGCAAAGGACCTGTGTTGTCATGCCATTATATTATCTCGAACATAACTAATGACAattctttgtttacatttatgatTTCTGTGTCTCTACCTCTGTGCCTTGGCGATAACGTCTGACATTTTTAGCCAGATTGTCTGTTGTGTAAACAGGATTCATATAAAACATCAACCTAATTTAGTTCATGACAGGTGCCGAATATCAAAAATTCTGATTAAATCATTTATATCATTCGTTTCTGCGTTCAAGAGATAACATCAACATCTTTATTAGTTCTGGCGCTTGAAGCAGTTAACAAAGCATTATGGGAAAAAGCCTGGCTCAGTCCTATGCTAACAAAGTAACTGTGGATGCTAactaattattgtatttttgtctcTATGCCTCTTTAGCTTTACTTAGTTTATAACTCAGACTGAAAGCATGAAGATTCAACTGCTGTGTCTCTCCCAAaacttcagaaataaatatttgttcataCTGACACCTTCTTTGTGGTTCTCACGTGGGCCTTCAATaaatttaaggttttgtgttttgttcaccAAGTCTAATTGTAGCATTGCAGGAATTTATTTTCACTCATTAGTGAAATCTAAAAtccattttctcagttttcccACTACTTAACAGGATACAACGATTCGCCGTCGTCCTCCATCCAAGCCTACGGAGCTCCTGTTGCACTCATAGCGACATTAATCCGCAAGGAGAGTTTCAACCTTGAGCTTTAGCATCCAGCTCCTGTTATTTCTAAGTCCAATAAAATGTGTTGGGTGGAAAATTCATGACTATGCTAATCTGGCTCAGGTGGGTCAATTCTGTTAGTGGGTCGTGAATTTAAAACCAGTTGTTTAACGGCCTTGGCTTTGCCGCGGCAACTTCTTAATGCTCGCTGGGCTTCTCAGCAGCTGTCAGTCTACTTTATTGTCCGGTCTGCGCCCGTTCTGACCTTGTTTGCATACAGCCTGAGTTAATGGATTGTGACAAAAAGCAGCTTTTGCATGCGCTCATTATACAGTAAACACACAGACAACTGCTTGTGTTTTAGAGCACACATAAACAATCCATTTGCATTTAGATGAAAGATGACGAACATAAACTCGGgtccagaatgaaaaaaaaaataaataaataaaggaaggTGGTGAAAGCACTTTTATTCATGGCGGCTGCAACAAGACGCTCACTGCTGAATATCAGGAGTTGGAGCGATAACAGGAGCGTGATTTAAATGGATGATAAAGACGGTGATTCCCGCAGGTGCTGAACGAGGCCGTGGGGGCCATGATGTACCACACCATCACCCTGACCAGAGAGGACCTGGAGAAGTTCAAGGCACTGCGCATCATCATACGCATCGGCAGCGGCTACGACAACATCGACATCAAGGCTGCCGGGGAGCTCGGTGAGGCTGTGGAGCACAAAGAGGCCGGTTACCGGCGTGCAGATCGAGGCCGTTCAGCATAACGCAGTAATTATATGCCAAAAGTAATGAAAACGGGAAACGAGAAAGCAAGCATGGCCTATCCGTGCGCGAGGAGGGGAACAATGGCATAAATGATTCAAAGTGGATAAAGAGAGTTCGCCTTTTCCTCAGGGTCAAACCAAACTCTACTGGTTATGTTAGCTTAACATAAACAACATGTGTTGTAGAATTTATTTACTGTCTGTAAACATGATGGAACCACAGAGCAGCTGCTTTAACTCAGGAAATCCTCTTTATTCTCATTTGGCCCCTGTTTGGCATGAGAGGCGGATTTAGTGTGATATCCTGATTAAGGTTGCTGCTGTGTTTCATCACATTGGCGTGGATTTCTTACTGTGATCATCTTTCAGGTAGTTACTTAGTTtgtactgttttgttttgttttttgggtttttaacGTAGCTGTTACACATTTCTTCCCCATATTTGAAAGTTTAATTACTGAAcaggaaacacattttaactttaaatataaactgtagTGTAACCTATTAAATGTTTTCgaatgattatttcatttattaggtTGTGGTTTTGGCATTTTTGTAATCACTGGTATTCAGATTCTTGCGTTGCTCTGCAGAGTCTGGACACATTTTGGCACATTCTTGTTAGcaaaaaagctttatttcatCGACATCGGGCAATTTTCAAACATAGAAGGCCTGGTTAAGATCATGCCacagcattttaatttaaattttaacctggactttgactagaccatttcCAAAACCAGCGTTcagaagcagcaaagcagcccAAAAACCATAACACTACTACAACTATGTTTAGCTGTTAGCATTTCTTAAATGGTGTACTAATTTTATGACAGACTTAAAAAGTTTGCTTAGCAGACAAGTAGTTCTTTGGGTTGCTTTTTGCCGCTAACAAATAAGATcttcattttctatttactCTGGTGatttttgacattaaatatGCAAACTCATTTGATGATCTGACATATAgtatgacaaaaacaacaacaagaaaagcTTAAGTCTTCAAGagggcaaacactttttaacaGAACTGTAGATGATATTTATTCTAGTAGGTAATATCATGGCAGTAGAtatttgtgcatttgtattttaagtCTTATCATTACTATGTGCATTCCTCTGTCTATCCTTCTCCAGGCATCGCAGTGTGTAACATTCCTTCAGCGGCTGTAGAAGAAACGGCAGACTCAACGCTTTGTCACATCCTTAACTTGTACCGGCGAAACACCTGGTTGTACCAGGCTCTCCGGGAGGGCACGCGGGTCCAGAGTGTGGAGCAGATCCGGGAGGTGGCGTCGGGGGCGGCCAGGATCCGGGGCGAGACACTCGGTCTCATCGGATTTGGTAAGATTCTGAAGAGTCTCTCTCCAGAAAGAGACTCTTTCTCCATacataaaacatacataaaatacatgttttatgtaCGTATGTCTTAAAGGAGAAATATGTTTTCCTGAATCATAGAGTCCTCCACCTTTGGCTCTTTTATGCCAAGAACCTTGTTACTTATAGGCTGATACAGTTTTAATGCAGCAAGTTGTGCAATTTCTGCATCAATTTATGGAACACGTTTTTCATCCaagtaaatgaaaataaaaaaaatcaagacctgtaaaaaaaattcactataaaaagtcaaataaatttgcaGATATCAATATGGACGTATTAAGAATTTGTAGTAGTTTTTAGCACAATCTGAACTGTAgataaactgtaatatgttttggggggtttttttcaaagaaaatgtccTTTCTCTGGAGTTTATTCATCAAATTAGTCAATGACGTTTTACGGTCGATTAAAGTTTAGAAATGTGTTTCACCTGtagcatttttagaaaaagaaaaattaggtcaaattttggactttttgcctatattttttgcaaaatatgtgcaaaaagtCACATATATTTACTAGCAACTCAAACAAATCCTATGAGTGTCTATTTTAgttacttaaataaattaatttttcataaatatgaatACAGACACGTTTCTCTTAGTCCTCCTCAATATAGGAAAGACGAGAGAGCGTCTCATTTGTGGAAGGGAGTCGTGTGttcatccacacacacacacacacgacattTCACCACTTTTGGCTTCTCTCCTCCTCGCCTCCATCAGGGCGCACAGGCCAGGCGGTGGCCATGCGGGCCAAGGCGTTTGGCTTCAACGTCATCTTCTACGACCCTTACCTGCAGGATGGCTTGGAGCGCTCACTCGGAGTCCAGCGGGTCTACACGCTGCAGGATCTGCTGTACCAGAGCGACTGCGTGTCCCTGCACTGCAACCTGAATGAACACAACCACCACCTCATCAACGACTTCACCATCAAACAGGTGCGACTCTAGACGGAACCCTCCATCTTCCGCAGGACCCGGgtgataaataaaacaggaaaaaatacataaatacagcTGGCGATTTCCTGGAGAATCTGCTACGGGAATCTTTCCGTGTTGTTCAGCCGtcaccttttcttcttctcctgttgAATATCAGAAGCAATCACACGAAAAGAGACACTGATGAGACGTGTGGGGGTGGATAGAATATGTCGCTTCTGTTCATTTATAACTTTGAGGTCAGTGTGATCCAGGTGCCTCCAAAAAGTGTGGGTGTAAGATTGCAGTGTGGTCTTCAAGCTCTTCATGCATAACAAGTTGCTCTCAAGTTGTAAGAATGTAAATCTAACAGCAGAGATTTTTCTAGGTTcttagaaattatatttttgtagttACCAAACATTTATTCCCAGATATTACCCTGTGAAAACTGCGTAGTCAGCTTCAAGAACATGTAGTTATGTTTTATGTGTTCATATTTATACTTACCTGCCAACAAGCAAGGTAGTTAAAAACCAAAGAACGTCT
It contains:
- the LOC102222623 gene encoding C-terminal-binding protein 2-like isoform X3, coding for MALVDKHKVKRQRLDRICEGIRPQIMNGPMHPRPLVALLDGRDCTVEMPILKDLATVAFCDAQSTQEIHEKVLNEAVGAMMYHTITLTREDLEKFKALRIIIRIGSGYDNIDIKAAGELGIAVCNIPSAAVEETADSTLCHILNLYRRNTWLYQALREGTRVQSVEQIREVASGAARIRGETLGLIGFGRTGQAVAMRAKAFGFNVIFYDPYLQDGLERSLGVQRVYTLQDLLYQSDCVSLHCNLNEHNHHLINDFTIKQMRQGAFLVNTARGGLVDEKALAQALKEGRIRGAAMDVHESEPFSFSQGPLKDAPNLICTPHTAWYSEQASLEMREAAATEIRRAITGRIPDSLRNCVNKEFFVTTAPWGMMEQQPQVHPEINGAAYSRVNQTMVQAIATGGMQDKLYT
- the LOC102222623 gene encoding C-terminal-binding protein 2-like isoform X1, with protein sequence MALVDKHKVKRQRLDRICEGIRPQIMNGPMHPRPLVALLDGRDCTVEMPILKDLATVAFCDAQSTQEIHEKVLNEAVGAMMYHTITLTREDLEKFKALRIIIRIGSGYDNIDIKAAGELGIAVCNIPSAAVEETADSTLCHILNLYRRNTWLYQALREGTRVQSVEQIREVASGAARIRGETLGLIGFGRTGQAVAMRAKAFGFNVIFYDPYLQDGLERSLGVQRVYTLQDLLYQSDCVSLHCNLNEHNHHLINDFTIKQMRQGAFLVNTARGGLVDEKALAQALKEGRIRGAAMDVHESEPFSFSQGPLKDAPNLICTPHTAWYSEQASLEMREAAATEIRRAITGRIPDSLRNCVNKEFFVTTAPWGMMEQQPQVHPEINGAAYRFPPGVMGVAPGGIIGPMEGLVPGGLPIAHTLPPGTHPSQAASPHQPSKHGDPMREHMTEP
- the LOC102222623 gene encoding C-terminal-binding protein 2-like isoform X2, with translation MWRQHFPGIRPQIMNGPMHPRPLVALLDGRDCTVEMPILKDLATVAFCDAQSTQEIHEKVLNEAVGAMMYHTITLTREDLEKFKALRIIIRIGSGYDNIDIKAAGELGIAVCNIPSAAVEETADSTLCHILNLYRRNTWLYQALREGTRVQSVEQIREVASGAARIRGETLGLIGFGRTGQAVAMRAKAFGFNVIFYDPYLQDGLERSLGVQRVYTLQDLLYQSDCVSLHCNLNEHNHHLINDFTIKQMRQGAFLVNTARGGLVDEKALAQALKEGRIRGAAMDVHESEPFSFSQGPLKDAPNLICTPHTAWYSEQASLEMREAAATEIRRAITGRIPDSLRNCVNKEFFVTTAPWGMMEQQPQVHPEINGAAYRFPPGVMGVAPGGIIGPMEGLVPGGLPIAHTLPPGTHPSQAASPHQPSKHGDPMREHMTEP